CTATTGAGTTACAGTGAGGCTTGAGACTAGCTGTCTCAGTTGTCTGCTCAACTTGAATATGCTTAAAGTTTCTGCCCTTGATGTTAATACGGCAACAATCTATTTGCACAGCAATCTAAATTTCGATATTGTTTCTTACACTGTATTTCATCTGAAGGTACTCCAATAGCTaatcacaatacattaatcAAACATATATATTCCAATATATTATCGATAGCTGACTGACTTGCTTCCGTTTCTTGGCCTCCGTAGTCATcaaaatcatcatcatcatcatcaaatTCGTCAGCAGAATGTTGGTCAGAATGACCTACATCTGCTGGTTGCTGTTGAGCATTAACAACAGGTGGGACTGTGTGATGTGGGGGACGTGCAGGTGAGCTTGAAGGACGTGCAGGTGGTTTTCCAGTTTTAGCAGCAGGTGCTGCTTTATCCTGAGATGGCGGTGCAGAACTACTCTGTGACAGCGCGGATAAAACATCAGCATCATCATCAGTAGCAGGAACATCACGCATGCCTCCCTTTCCAACAGACACACGAAGCAAAGCATGGACAACATTCTAaacatgacaaacaaacatgaacGTACTAACTGAGAAGAGGTGTGGGTAATAATACTAATTTCcagatgtgttgtgttgtatttacACTATAATTGGCCTGACATCATGTCTAAGTGCATGTGCCATGATGATTTACCCATCTCTAAATGTGACACTCAGTAGAGGTAGATTTGCTAGgttgttttcatgttttatTGGCACCCCGGGTAGTCTTTGAGATCTAATTTGTAAGCACCAAACAGCATTGAACCAAGGCTGTCACAGTTAGAGAAGCAGACCTTTTGCCACTGGCTATAGGCTAatgtggcacacacacacacacacacacacacacacacacacacacacacacacacacacacacacacacacacacacacaacacaacacacaatgaAGTAAATACCTGTTTGTCTCGAGTAGATGACAAGAATGTAGATAACCGGTGTTCAGATTTCGGTTGGCCTTCCAATTCATTGAAAGCACATAACAGTCTGTATCGGCAGCCATCGTAGTAGTCAATCATTGCATTAGCCTGTCGAAATTATGAAAACAATATACGTGGGCACTAAGTAACATCAAGACGCAATATAATGTACAAATTTCAGAAACTAAGGAGCAGCAACAATTatgtaaatttaattaatactagtTATTTCAACCTTGTTTATTGACCAATAAAGCATTTGCTACAATACTACATTACCATAAAACCAGAAATTCATGCGACCCTAATATTGTTCAAAGTTGCTTCAAAATGCAATAAgttttttttttatttttgtgcGATGTCAAAACAACTCAAATATCTATTCAAGTATATTGCATGGTAACAGTTTTATATTGACCAACCAAAAACCACCATAACAACAACTACACAAGGAAGAAAGCCTCCATGCATAGATGTTTGCAGCCTGTTCAACTTCATTCTGAGATCATAGCTACACGAATGTACGGAAAATGGCGAGAGAAAAATGAAATGAATACGCATGTGCTTGTCTATGCAAATTCAATTTGTGATAATCTGGTCGCACAAGTTAAATCTGCCCACGAACTTTTGGTTTTACAGAGTGCTAAAATTAATACACCAAACTAAACAGTTTATGGATACAACGGAATTGCTTGAGTGCCAAACTAGCAAATTCTATTACATTTATCACATTCACTTGTCATTGACACAGCAATGAGGATAGGCAACAAACAGTATCAGATAAATTATTTAGCAAAGAAATTATCATAGGTCATCAAGCTTCCTAGCTCACTTGAGGTTATCCCAACATTTGTGACTAGCaacaatgagacaaagagTACACTAGCTCCGTGCTGTTGATTTTTGTGTGGCTGTGCAATTCAGTGTTGGAAAAATTAAGGTCAAAAATTATGTTGCATGCTTTTATTACTTTTGTTTGTAAGGATAATTTTCAATTGCCACGTTTGGTATGAAAGTTGATATCCGTACCTTGTAGGAATGAAAAAAGTTGGGAACCTCATGTAGACTACCTAAggtttgtttacatgtgtcATTAATTGGTATCCACATCGTAATGATGTAACTTAGTATTTTATCACATGTTATTTTACTTACTGATGCCAGCTGTCTGTAAACGTCATTCTGAGCTTCATCTGTTGCATATTGTGGTGTTTCCTTGTAGACAGAGGAAAGGTTGGCTATGCCTTCTTGTACTTTCCTTGCCTGTTTGACTAGTTTTTGCAATTCACCCAGTCTTTGAGAGAGTGCTCCTCGTCTCCTGTTAGCATTCATGTTTGAATTGAGGTCATCTTCCTATACAAAGGTTTCCATGTGACCAACTAATACATAGTTTAGCAAATGACATTCAGTGGTTTGCTACCCATGTGTCAGTCACTGTGAATAGAAATACTACCACAACTTAgtctttgtctatttgtctatctgtcggtacatgtgtgtgtgtgtgtgtgtgtgtgtgtgtgtgtgtgtgtgtgtgtgtgtgtgtgtgtgtgtgtgtgtgtgtgtgtgtgtagtttgcCTGATTGTTGGTATGCCTGTAGCTGTACCTACACACTTGTCTACTAGTAATGACAAAAGTAATTGCTAAATCATGTGGCAAATTTATAGTTCAAGTAGAAAGCGATCATTCAAACTTCAGTCTAGTGTTTGCAGTTGGTAGTGTAGTCTACCCTACATCAATTTTcttgatcaattaattaatcacatcGTTTTAAACTTAATTAGTTATACATGTGTGTAATTGTGTCACAATACATGTCTACAACATTTCTTGTACAAATGAGATAATAAGTCTCACATAGCAAGTGTAAAGAACTTGATCAGGGGTATTCTTCGCTGTACCAAATTTTTGACTTGCATCAGAGATGTCATATGCTGGGTTGATGACACTTGTGTCACGATTAATTCCTTCACAACTCTGCAACATCAACACCATTGAGTAATTACCATTCTCTTCTTAAAAACGCTATTGGCATGCAAGATCAAAGTAAAATAAGTATAATAATTCAAATGAGTACACTACACCTCTTGAAACAAAGGAGCTACACTGGCCAGCATCCCACTGTACTTGGTAAAGACTTCTCTCATGTGTATGCATCTCTCTGTTTCCATGCCTTGAAATCTCTGGCAAAGAATTTAGAAAAGTTCGTATTGCCAACTTTCTTGTGACAAAGCAGAAAATTAGAATAGTATACCTGGCAGCAATTGTACATTGCCGTTTCCCACGACTGTCTTGCCTCCTCTGCTTTTCGACACATGTCCAAGTATTCATGGTCTGTTagtgaaagaaacaaagagacagacaacactgAATATTtaacaccagacagacagacaacaataaTATTTAACAATAAAGTACTCATTTCATTAGTGATGAAAGTACTTAAACTGGAGTAATCAAATTGTAACTGATCAGTGACCGGTCTATAATAGTTCAAACTGCCAACTCTTAAAAAGCAAAAACAGTTTAGCAAACTGTAGATTCCACAAGACTGTATAGTAATATAAAGTGAATTAACTTTACTACTGATGCCAACATTACTCTTTAACCATTTCCCATACAGTATTGGCGAAATACATGCAATTCTCTCTTTCTTTAACTTAAAACAAGGCTCATTTGCAAATAGTCTACCGCTAAAATTTACAGGAAGAAAGCAAAATTTGTCTATGAAAGCTAGCATACCTTGTTTTGCTGCCACTTCTGTAGCCTTCTCAACTTTTACTTCCACCTATAAATAAAAGAAGTAAGCAGACAAACGTTTCAACACAACAATTACTAATACATTTTAACATGTCTGTACATGATACTGTATAAACTGTATACCGAATTATATAAACAAATGCATGTCAGTAATTTCTAAATTTATTGTACAGCTTTAGCACTCACTTTCTGGACTTCTTTGTCTGGTTTTCGCACATTCTTGGCTTCTTCTAGTTGTTCGATTGCAAGCTCACGTTCTCGTGCTTTTGCATGATTGGATCTTTTGGATCTCAACTCATCATTCCGCTTGTCTGATAAAGTTTTTGTTGCCTTATCAACAGGAGCCTCAATCTGCAACACAGATTACCTTGCAATAACACATGACAATAATAATAGATTTGCTTTAAAATCACCAATACGTTTAATTAACAGTGACAAAACAAATGCATCATAACTGTGAATGTACAGTAgtataaacacacaaagaaacaaacgtATTAAAACTCGACTAGCTTAGTAAATTTCAACAGCATTGTTTAGTGTACTGATACAAATTCATGATGTAATAGTAGATAGATTATGAAGAGCAccaaataataattattgctgCCCACAAATTAGGCATGCATTTATGCATCTACCGTAAATTAGAACCCCTGTCAATTTAACATATGTATAGCATTGTCCTAGCTATAGATCGAGCAATACACAAATTCTTGTCAAAGCTGTTTGTGTAACTCATCGAAAATATCAGGCATGGCTACCTATGACGAGCCGGTTTTCTGGGCAAATGTGAAAACACGACTATCTACAAGCCTACTGCAGTAGAACTTTGCTAATCCGAATTGCCTTTAGCACCCTCTCTCACATATCCAGATCGCAATAGAAATTCTGAGTCAGGGTTACAGCCGCATTGAAGCATGGCCATCGTTTTCAAAATCCTGGCTGTCACAATATTGAAAAGTATGTTGTCGTTGCAGCTGTGTCGTTTACCACTAACATGACATATGCAGACATCTGTGAATGCCGCAGTGGTCTGGATGCCTAAGGTGATGTCAATCTGGATGTCTAACCCTTTAAATTTTTGGGTAATccaaacaacttcactaatgcAAACAGGGATTGGGATGGAGCTATTTGGAacagcgaggttctactgtactacaAAGTACAATGATATTTAAAGTCCTTCAAGGCTTGTAGTGCATAGCCATAGCAGTGTCACAATACACAATCGCTGCTACATATGGTTTCTTGaattcaataaaataattgattggtagttgatattaattaacctcACTCTTTTGACGTGATGTCTTGGGAACCCTGATTTATAGCTATCTGATATTGAAACATAGTCTAGCCAGGTGCAAAATTATTATGTCATGCTCAAGCAGATCAGTCTGCTAAGGTCTTTTGTAATCACGGGAAGAAAACCCTGCCAGGTGGTCGACAATAATATTACACTTCATTAGACTATTTTTCAATACCAGATAGCTAGATCAGGGTTTCCCCAGACATCACCTCATAAGGGGTTtgcaattaatatcaattaccaatcaattattttattgaattCAAGAAACCATATCGATATCTAGCAACTCTAGTCCCTAGGACCAGCGATCACATTCCTTCTACTGTTCGAGTTCTTTGCTGGCATGGTTTAGCAATTGTGTATATTTCCAGCATTTTAGCACACTGGTATGGGCGCTACAAGCTTGGAAGGATTCCGAGTATGATTGCAGTGGAATTAAATATGTAGCAGGAttgtcaataaattaaattaaatatttaatattgtcgatattattattgttactattgttgttgtagttgtttgttaATACTGACCGGTTTCCGTGCTTTAGTCTGATTGTCTGCAAAGAGTTTGAGAGGCTTAGATAAGTCGTTTATCATATCTTGGccaagtttcctgtacatagcCACGCCCACATGCATGTCCACATGATGCAGAAATCACAAAACCGATCTCAACGAGTAGTCGACCAACTCACCGATGCGCCTCGCCTTCAGCATTCATCCTTGCAACAACCGTATCCCATGCAGTCTTCAATGTCCTGTCAGACGTGATCAGTCACGGGCACCCATTTATGAGAGAGAAAACACCACGTGATCGTCTCACCCCAGCTGGTTTCTCTGTATCCGCAGCGCCTTTCCGACCACTCGTGCCATACTCTTAGCGTACTCCAGCTCAACCTCCGCTCTATCGCAATAGATCATTGCAGGAGCAACAAGCAACATCACAGCAATCTCACACGCGGCGGATCGCAGCGACTGCAGCGGAATGTCGAATCAATTTCCGAAGGAGAATTTAGCAAGCCATCACAATTCGCGGTTACTCTGTTGTGCTAACGTTAAACGGATATACCTTTCATGTAGTATCCCTGCGACATCCCGGCAGAAGTCCTGTCCTGATTTCATGTATTTTCGCAGCTCCTCGAACCCGCCGTTTTCCTAGAACGAAACCGAATTAGGCCACGTCGACGTCGTCCTCTCCTCGTACGTATGCGCGAAAGATTATACCCAGAAATTGTCCTGAAACTCAAGCGACATCGTTGTTTCAAAATACGTTCACGTGCGTAGGCGTGGATTACGACGTCTCACGTGATTGCTCTTTGCGGTCCGGATCGTCGGttgtgtgtcagttgtgtCGGCGGTGTCGACTCGGAGTGGACATCGGATGACTGCCGTTCGGTGGGACGTTTTGTCGTCTCCACGTGCGGACGATGACAGCTTTGTGACCGTGGGAACGGATTTGAGGCTCTTTGACGTCGTTGTCAAGGTCGGTATGTGAATATACGTGGAAGTGAATGGCGGTCggactgtttgttgttgtggtagACTGATTCGTCGGTAGAGCCGAAGGGAGTGAACGGTGCGTATTGTTTCCGCTGTCGAGTACACTATGAGGCTCGTGTTGTAGGTTTGGTGCGACGTTTTCATGCTCTGTAGTGATGAAGATATCAAGTCGTAGATTCGCAGTGCGCTCGTCTTTGAACACCGAGGTGCCGTTGCCCAAAGTGAGTGATATTTACATGTTGGATATTTGTGGTGGTTTATAGAGACGTTAGCTCTAGAGTTTAGGTCTTTACTACACTGACAAATAGATGTATTTGTGACTTGTtagtaatatttattatatgtcaTACGTATCTATATATGCAAAGGAGATCtaagagctgtgtgtgtgtgtgtgtgtgtgtgtgtgtgtgtgtgtgtgtgtgtgtgtgtgtgtgtgtgtgtgtgtgtgtgtgtgtgtgtgtgtgtgtgtgtgtgtgtgtgtgtgtgtgtgtgtgtgtgtgtgtgtgtgtgtgtgtgtgtgtggggcaTAATTTATCCGGTATCCCATCGCAGTTTGCGAATCAATTTTCGTATGTTGCGAAACAGAGTCAGCTTTGTGTTGCACAAACTGCGATGCAAATGCGATGAGGAATCAGAATGTTGCATCCAAGTACAGTGGATGTCTAACTAAAAACCTCATAATGGTGCACCCAGTTCCCTTGCATAGCAAAGTGGTAGGAAGTACTATATAATATAGTAGtatatctttattcaattatgaaccATCTGTACTTGAGTGGTCATGCTGTGTAATACATGAAACTAAAGCACTTAGCAGAACACCTGTTGAAGCTATCATCTCATTAACAGAAGGGAttgcaacagaaacagaaagttGAAACAAGATAGCTATTAAGACTTCCATTGGAACTATGTAACAATGTAGAAAAGGGACAAAAGTTACAGTGTAGTCAATGTACTTGCACTTTTATATATTCGCTAATGAGAAGGTCACTACCgactaaaataacaaacaatcatgcaaTGTGTAATTGCATGGGACCTTTCCAATGTAAaggtcaacacaaacagcactgtcacagaaacacaggaagtacaaacagcacagctTTTCCAGCCTAAAGGTCATCACAACAgaagtacaaacagcacagcATTTGTGAACTTCCAATATAAAAgccaaaacaaacagaagtacaaacagcacaactaCTGTATAAAAACATCAACGCCTACTAAATCTAAAGTTTAGTTTTGCAGGGACATGGAAGTTAGTAGCAGCAGTATGTCTCAACAAGAACTTTTGGATTTCTTAATGTATCTTAGTGTATGAAAGAGCCCAAAGTGCCTCCGAGAACTCAAAGTGATGGGAAATGTTTTGGAAGAGTCTGTCAGAAAACCAGAGAAGGCTTACGGGACCATATGGCTGCAGTATAAATCTAGAGCATTAAGCAGTCTAATCATGGCCTATCCTGTGATTTGTGCTCACCTTGAGTCAATGGCTGTAGAATCTTCAGTAAATCCGGCAGACAAAGCCCGATTCAAGAGTTACTTGAAAAGTTGACAAGCTTTAAGTTTGTGCTGCATATGCTGTTTTTCAACGCTCTGCTGAACCCTCTAGCTACATTGTCATGTCATCTGCAAGGTCATTCCGCTGACTTGACTTTCAACATTGCTAACTTAGACTCGGTTCATCTTATCCTTGGAACTTTGAAGGCTGACAACCCTGAAGTGCCATCGGAGCTGTCGCAGTTTATTGCAGCCGCAGAGAAAGATGACCAGCTGCATTTTCAAAACATAAAGCTGTCAGCCGTACAGCCAAATGTACTTAGTGCATTTATGATGTCGAGATCAGATTTCACCGAAGCTATTGGGAAATGCATTCACAatcgttttgatgatttacaaCAGGGATTTTTTAAAGCAGTTTGTCTCCTTGACACTAATCTGTGGCTGACTGACTGAGATGATCTTGCAGCCTTTGGTGTAGATGATGTATCTCTTGCTGTAGAGCACttctgtcgtcttctattAAAGAACAACGTATTGCCGGATGGGGTAATGACAGACTGGACGTTCTTCAAGATGTACTGGATCAATAACTTGCGACACCATCCAAAAAATACTGCATGTATAGTCACTGCTTCTGTTCcagtacaaagagaaattcTTAAACTTTGTGCATTTGGTGTGCATACTGCTGGTGTTTCCAGACAGCAAAGCCATAGTTGAGCATGGTTTCAGTGCTATGAGGAGGATAAATAGTGATTGGCAGTCAAGTCTTAGTGAAGATACCGTAGATCACTTGATGAGGGTTGGTGTTGATGGTCCGCCATTGGCACAGTTTGACCCTACACTTGCAGTGCAACGGTTCTTCAGCACTCCAAGGAGGCCACACATTCAGCCATATGATTTAAGAAACCAGAAGTTTATGAATAGCATATTTCGCTTCTAAATTTGCATGGGCAGGGTGCCACTTGCTACTATTCAAGTAACTTCATTTCCACTTAGCTAAAGGGAATTGTGTTATATTAACAAATTTATTAGTATCATTACTATTCACAGTTTGGCACTGACTATGAACTTGCATCTGTAGACTTAGAAAAGCATGAACTGTctgggtatttaattaattaattaattgctttgttttgcaAAAATATGGTTGCGACGCAATTTTGCATTACTGCTActcaatttgcaatttgtgtagcaatacTGCTATGCAAAAAAGAAATAGTAAATTATgccctggtgtgtgtgtgtgtgtgtgtgtgtgtgtgtgtgtgtgtgtgtgtgtgtgtgtgtgtgtgtgtgtgtttgtatgtaaagAGAGCATCTCCAAGAAGTGTGAGTTGCAGTGCCACTGATATATTGCTCGTGCACCCCGAATCCATGAT
This window of the Corticium candelabrum chromosome 17, ooCorCand1.1, whole genome shotgun sequence genome carries:
- the LOC134193242 gene encoding proline-serine-threonine phosphatase-interacting protein 1-like; amino-acid sequence: MSLEFQDNFWENGGFEELRKYMKSGQDFCRDVAGILHERAEVELEYAKSMARVVGKALRIQRNQLGTLKTAWDTVVARMNAEGEAHRKLGQDMINDLSKPLKLFADNQTKARKPIEAPVDKATKTLSDKRNDELRSKRSNHAKARERELAIEQLEEAKNVRKPDKEVQKVEVKVEKATEVAAKQDHEYLDMCRKAEEARQSWETAMYNCCQRFQGMETERCIHMREVFTKYSGMLASVAPLFQESCEGINRDTSVINPAYDISDASQKFGTAKNTPDQVLYTCYEDDLNSNMNANRRRGALSQRLGELQKLVKQARKVQEGIANLSSVYKETPQYATDEAQNDVYRQLASANAMIDYYDGCRYRLLCAFNELEGQPKSEHRLSTFLSSTRDKQNVVHALLRVSVGKGGMRDVPATDDDADVLSALSQSSSAPPSQDKAAPAAKTGKPPARPSSSPARPPHHTVPPVVNAQQQPADVGHSDQHSADEFDDDDDDFDDYGGQETEATIGVPSDEIQFICQCEALYDYTANESDELTIAPGDVINVISKQEDGWWQGELNGSVGIFPATYVTVLL